TTCACTGTTTCCATCTGCTTACCAGTATTCTAATGACAGACAAAATGATACAAAAGACAACATTGAACAGCAAGAATGTGAAGAAGGCTGCTAATATTTACATGAACTTTCTCTTATTCTAGGAGTCTGGAGAATGGATTATGTTGTAGTGGTATGGTATGGTTAACACTGCACTAGAAATAAGAAATCTAAAACCTTACCAATATGCCCCAAGGAGCTGACAGTAATGATGCGTGCTGGTTCACTGTGTGTTagcagaggaagtagaagagaggtGAGCAAGAAATGTCCCAGGTGGTTGGTGCCCATCTGCATCTCAAAGCCATCCTCTGTCTTCATATAAGGACAGAACATTACTCCTGTGAGTGTGGGGTGGAATGAAAAGCAGGATACAATGTATGAAATCACTCACAAATGCCCTCATTCaatgtattttattctattttcattcattaagacaaaatgaagaagaaacagtGATAGATAAATTAGCTCCAGAAATGGAAAGGTTTGCTATGTGACATCACTGACCTGCATTATTTATTAACATATGAATCCTGCTCTCCTTGGCTTTTAGATCTGCTGCAAAGGCTCGGACAGAGGCAAGTGAAGCAAGATCaagcttcatcaccaccaactctCCCCCAGTCTCCTTTGTGATTTCTGTTGCCACCTTCTCTGCCATGCGTGTATCTCTGCAGGCCATCACCACCTTGGCACCTGAAAAGTGATACTGTCCATAAACTCAATTTTCTTCCATGAGGATCTACTTTCCTTACATTGAGGCAATTTCTAGTTACCCAAGAGATTCACCATTCTTTAGCATTGAAATTTTACTACTATAATTTTTTGGAATGGAATACCTCATGAAGTACAAACATCTTTTTTGCTTTAGTAAACCAAGTACAGACACTTTCCGAGACTCACCTCTGTGGCTCAGTGCTCTTGCTGTCTCCTGGCCAATGCCAACATTGCAACCAGTAACAACAATGGTCTGACCATCCAGTCGCTTTGAGGAGGAGCACATGCCACCTGCCTGTATCCGCCGCACCAGAATCAAGAGTGCAACATGTGTCACAAAGCAGGAGAGGCTGTGTCCAAGTATTAGGTCCACCAAACCCACTGTAAAATACAGTGGTGATTATTAAACGCTGCAATATTCATAGCTTGCTAACCTGTTTGTTATTGACTGTTTTGCTTGGATGTACAGGAAATGAAAATGATGGCTCATGCTTTTGATGTGTTCATGACTAAGGGAGACATGAGTACTGGTAATATTTGTAAGTGATGAAGTAAAATTACAAACActtggagaagataaagaaaaaaaaggagaaacaactCTAGCATTATGCACTGCTTACGTTGCTTGCTGTGCAGGGTATATCTACATATGCTGAGCAATGGTAAATTATGTTTGGAAGCACTGTATATGTAAAAGTGGCAAGTCACTAAAAACTTACAATGCAAGATAAAATGACATGCCTCacacatttttatacatacttagtAAAAGTGTTGAAATATGGTGATActggataaaatatatttacgTAAGTATCCATTACTCAGTACAAGagaatatttctttcctttatcgccACTTCCTagttttggtgttttctttttctatttgatAATTTTAAGATCATCTGAGTCATTATTTATCGCACAAATTAATGATAACCATAATATGACCATGTCAACCTTGACCCTTCATTAGGTTGCATAGAGGTTAATATTGAATTTATGGttgagggaaggttaggttaggtcagatatACCtgggttaggtaaagttaggtagcTGTGCAATAAATGATGTctcaaaacactcaaatgaacttaAAATGCTATCTAATGGAAGAcataaaaacaccgaaaataagaaGCGGCAATAAAGGAAACAATTACCCGGATATTAGTGTTGCACTGTATGTTTCGCTTTACCTGTTTAATTCGTGTCCGGCAGTAGTGATATTAAACACTTTACACTTCCTGCACAATGTTTACTCTAATAGTACCGCAATGTTACATGATATCCTCGTTTTATAATATACCGCAGTTACATGAAAGCCAAGCCTCAGTTACCGCGCCTCCATTCATAAccccgccaacacacacacacacacacctgttggcgATTACctgtccaacacgtgatcaggccgtggtgaattacacacacacacacacacacacacaggactcaCCGAGGGCGCTCACCATGCCGAGGGACACGAACTCCTCCCTGAAGAAGGTGTCCCATCCCTCAGTGAAGTATCTGAGCGTCACCCATTTAAGACTCAGGATGACAGGCACCGCGTCCAACCCAAATCGCATCATCGCCCTGTTAGTCCTTGCTGTCTGTACCTGTGGCAGCAGCACCCTCAATCACCTGACTGTCTATCTTTGCTGTCACCTCCGCCCTCCTCGCCACATGCCATACGCCGCCAGTAGTGACAGGGGTTGCCATGTTAAGTGGACGCGCTCCCCACCTCCCTTGTCATCAATTTTCAAAGGCCGATATGGAGATTACTCAGGTTTTCaaagtatttttatatattcatggtacagaggaagggtcacactaccaccagggtcataaaactacccatggaaatgcccgaaacgcgttggtgcgaaagccttgtcaaatatgtatactttctttcctactcttttcttGGCCACAACCTCTAATTCCATGTTTCCACTGTGTTTCtgctctatctgtctgtctgtatttctgtctgtctatttctgtttgtctgtctacctgtctctgtctgtatgtctgtctgtctgtctacttgtctgtctgtttatcgcAATCAtgtttctgtctttctgcctgtctgtctttctgtatttctgtctgtctctatcgcaatcatgtttctccttcccttctgcttccctttcttcctttaccatcCTTCCACccgtccttcatcttcttccttcccttctctcttcaatTCTTTCCAGGTATGCACATTACGCTTCTGTGGGCAAACATTAGCCCTACTATAAGCAAATATTTCTCTGGTAACTTTCAATCTTACAAGTTAACTAATGAGTCTTCCATTCAtaatcattcatttcttctcATATTCCAGGAAACCATAATTAATAATGCTCATGACCGCAGTTAAATCACATATATTACCTGGCATGCAGCATTTCATATAAAATAAAACAGACCAAGGTGTACTTAAGACAGCCTACAGCTAGTTCTTAATATATTTTATCCTTAACTGTTTGATCTTCAAGGGAACTGAAGAAGTAGGGTATTAATTAATCCATGAAGTTGCGCATATCTATAACACACGTGTCTTTGGCGGAGCAATCCATCACCTGTCGATGTGTCTCTGTGTGCAAAAAAGTGTCGAGAGATTATTTTAGAATCCTTAGGTTGTGCTTATAAGTAAAGCTGAAGTTTAATTTCCTGTCGTTTAAGAATGCGCCTTCTTTTTGATGTGAGCTTCATAAATTTTATAATATACTCACCTAAATTATGTTTTTTTCGTCATACATTCACCCATCGCAATCATATTCGTCCCATcttactcctatttttttttatagtataccTAGTGCCTGACTTTTAGTTGTTCTACTAGAGTTTTTCGTAATGTTCTCAATCCACGAGACGGTCCTGCAGCCTGGGGCCGTATTCAGTTTGGTGTTTGTTCTTATAAAATCTGTCCCCACATTCACACCTACTCAAATACATACAAGGATGACCTATCCGTTTCCGGATAAATGAAAGGCCTTtcttttatcaaatatatatatatatatatatatatatatatatatatatatatatatatatatatatatatatatatatatatcaatatatatatatcaatatatatatatatcaatatatatatatatatatatatatatatatatatatatatatatatatatatatatatatatatatatatatacacacacacacacacacacacacacacacacacatatatatatatatatatatatatatatatatatatatatatatatatatatatatatatatatattagagatgtatcggatatccgcatccgcggaacatccgcatattttttcacatccgcatccgcacccgtagttgtgataaactgaacatccgcctccgcctccgcatccgcatttgtggtgaGATATACatccacatccgcatccgcactctacagaggatgtgtggatgcggatgtgttttgtgtattgcacAACCTATAGATTATAGAGTAATATATAGACACGCAGTTACAGACTAGCAGAGTAGTAGAGTACTGCCTGGTGCTTACAGACTTAGACAGAGTTAAGACAGAGcttagaaatgtggagtaaatttattgatgtgtgtctaatgaattaattatctactaaaactaaagcaaataatatcacggattcatttcctttcaaacttacacaacgtaatgtgtctagaatttaggggaaggtcaggaggagggggcgaatttTACTTAGAGACTATGAAGTACAAATACATAGTAAATAAACTGCAAACTGTGAATGGTGGAATGTTAGATACTTAGTAACGGCAGATgagtgagtcactgtgtgtgtgtgtgtgtgtgtgtgtgtgaggagggtgaagagggagatagagaggaggcttatcatccttgcttgtcaccttcaccccgatgccttactgctggagagaaagagagagagagagagagagagagagagagagagagagagagagagagagagagagagagagagattgtaatgtgtgtgtagtgtggctgagtaatgtcgtacattgcagtcttagaccttattcccacttcacacggtagaattcagtgcttcttccttaaatacttttaatgcgaatgtttccataattatacaaataataatattaaaaaaatatgaaccggcAGCGCTGAGCTCTTCTTATCGCACGAGTTTTCAATTTCCTGTTGTCGCCTGTTTCCCCTGATACAGTGAGTTGCCGATGAAAAGATtttcacagaggaagggtaatattattattattattttttttttttacgttgttgcctatagcgccggtaggcatcttcccggtggggcctgatggtcggccagctTTCTTCCAGCCTGGGGCCTGGTCGTcgcgttctggcgcaggcaggaGCGAGCGTTTGGCGCTATCGCATTGCCATCATGCCCATGCTGCGTAGCAACTCTTCGACGCTTGAttccttggacggcttcctctagagtccggtcTTCAgatcagcatgtgggtagttttttaaaCCTGTGCGGTGACCGGCGGTGACCGAGTGGTGGAAGTGGTAAGTCGAACGTGCGTCCATCAACAcgcgaatgtgggcccagtacggctcactattgttttattattattatcattattactgttatagagggcttttcgatgtatttcttactagaatttaatcaatgaagcattagaataaagtaattttcttttcacatttgctaagcatctcgaaaatctgatccataagttgtaaactggcattctgagcataagtcctacacagtacactggcagctaggtcatcagtttggtaagagtttgccttcgaaggaagaagtactgctccttccttgctttgctcctcgcttataatacagtttgccagtgatggtttaaaaggattttataatcaagtttacaaagccttattgttctgtgctgactgctacagcagctgaaaaatggcgtcacatagcagtgaagtgtggaaatattttatgagcaagtcaagtgacctagcacagtgtctgttgtgcaagaaagattattcacgaaagggacgtggaactacatctttgaaaaACCATCTGAAATCAGTGCATAAAGAACAGTTTGAAGAGTTAAtggcaaaagagacaaagaagttggaagaaaaaataaatatagaaaaaacacctttgcaaaaagcaaagacagatgctaagcaaaggaatgttgctgagtattttcagagtgcaaaattatgggatgcttctaaccctaaggcaaagaaactggataaatgcattgcagaaatgttagtcatggatgatttgcctttcagtcatgttgaggacataggattcatgagactgatgactgaagctgctccactatagtctaaagcagcgaaatttctattcatcaatgatatgtagtgatatgtatgagtctgttttcaagaaaataaaagaaataattgatgaagtgaagcaagacaacaaactttccttcacaactGATGTGTGGTCAGATACCTCAGCAGGTGTCTCATTGCTGAGTTTAATTGCACATACCATAAATAAGGAATTTGAAAGAACAAACTTTGTGCTAGGTGCTGAACCACTGGAAGGACGACATACAGGAGAGTATATTTCCAAAACGTTTGATGATATGCTGATGAAGTGGGACATATCTCGTACAAATGTGCACTGTGTTCTGCGTGATGCTggagcaaatatgaaaaaagctctgtttctctcaggtgtaaataatttggattgtactgtgcataaaatacagctgattgctaaaactgggttatcaccacattgtgatatagaaaacatgataaaaaaaactcgtagtattgctacgcactttcatcactcaactatggcacaagatgaacttaaaaagattcaggacaggctgcaagtacctaaactctctgttattcatgatacacccacaagatggaatagcaccttacacatgctaagaagaacactagaaataaaggaatctgtgtgtgtgtatgctgctaccaactccaaaatcaaacagctcagcaatactgagtggttgattatgcataaatgtgtacaagccttacaaccttatgaagatatcacaaaaaaacttagtgactccacatcaacagcagctgaagtgattccacttgtaaagtccttaaaacacactcttcagcataccacatcagtagtttctaaccctgttgaagaaactcatacttcagatacaagctctgaagatgaaccaggctcaggatcagtgattgagttaaatgaagacagacaagcaacacaggcagtaaacttcatgaaagaagcaatgcaagctgatgttgagaaaagattttcttggattgaaaatgaagatctttacagaattgcaacatattgacccaagatacaagagtaaatttttttcttcatctcacgtcactgatcaagtaaaatcatcacttgccagagtatgtgaggagcttcgtcagacgactattctagaagaggaagatggagaaccaagaaggaaacgaagaagagatgatatgAGTGAAACACCTACACCTGTGGAACATTAGATGAAACAATGACTCTTATCTTTTCCCTCCAGCGtgacatgaaaaagaaaactcaTCTGTGTAAATTTTACCTCATGAAGATATTGAAATATCAGAGATAAAAAAGTATGGAAAGTCAAGAATAGTTGCAAATGGTGAAGACAATGAAAGACAGTCCCCTGATTTGGCAAAAGGTAGCAAAGTATCTCCTGTCCTGTCCACCTTGAGCAATGTGAGCAGCTGTTTTAGTAGTATGGCTTGATATGATGACCTAAGCGCAATCGGCTTTGCCAAGCTTTgccagaaaaggtagataaaCTACTGTTTTTTGAAACTTGCCCTAACTcttaaatataatatataatagtaataaatatGTTTAGTTCATCAGTTTTAGTGGCAGATTTATAGTTAACCACTTTCAAAGGGGAAAGGTGGGGGAAAGTGGAAAGTGGATGGTGGGTGCACGGTCCACGTTCCACATCCTGTTCCACACAAAATGTG
The Eriocheir sinensis breed Jianghai 21 chromosome 12, ASM2467909v1, whole genome shotgun sequence DNA segment above includes these coding regions:
- the LOC126997473 gene encoding retinol dehydrogenase 12-like, which gives rise to MMRFGLDAVPVILSLKWVTLRYFTEGWDTFFREEFVSLGMVSALVGLVDLILGHSLSCFVTHVALLILVRRIQAGGMCSSSKRLDGQTIVVTGCNVGIGQETARALSHRGAKVVMACRDTRMAEKVATEITKETGGELVVMKLDLASLASVRAFAADLKAKESRIHMLINNAGVMFCPYMKTEDGFEMQMGTNHLGHFLLTSLLLPLLTHSEPARIITVSSLGHIGGTIPFEDMNLEKKYSRFEAYGNSKLANILFTRQLAKRLKGTNIQVFSLHPGSVQSNLARHMFSKEWLPTGRLSSLLIKTTVEGTQTTLYCALEAQQQEPYYYSDCNIGAVIKAAQDDALAEKLWQVSEEMVGLSKPESSSGSKIKE